The Streptomyces sp. NBC_00775 genome includes the window CGCCGGTCGAAAAACAACGGGCGTTTCAGCGATAAGAAAGGGAACTGGCACCGGCGCCCGAGACGGGGCGTACACAAGTGCTGATCGCACTGTACCACCCGGTGGCGGGGTCCCGCTGTGATCTGTGACTCAGCGGCCCGCGAGGAGGCCGTACAGCAGGGGAATGCGCGGCTCGGTCTCCGGCAGGCGCCACCACCCGGACGGGGTACGGGTCATCTGCGGCCACCGGGGCCAGGGAAGCTCGTCGCTCTCCCGCAGTCGCCGGATGCCGAGCCCCGCTCCTACCAACGCGTTGACGACCTCGTCCATTCCATGCATCCACTCGAAGCTGTCGGTGGCACCCTGCACGGCCGGACCGTCGGTGTAGGTGTATGTCGCGTCCCGGTGGACGGCGTCCCGACCGCCCAAGTAGTCGTGGCGCAGCAGCAGTTCACCTCCCTCGCCCTCGGCGGGCTTGGGGCCGAGCGAGTTGAGCAGCGGGTGGAACTCGACCAGGTACAACCGCCCGCCCGGACGCAGGAGCTGGGCGATGACGGCGGCCCAGCGCTCCAGGTCGGGCAGATAGCACAGGGCGCCCTTGCCGGTGTAGATGACGTCGAACCGCCGCCCGCCCAGGGCCTCGACGGCGTCGTACACATTGGCCTGTACGTAGGTGATGCCGGCGCCCGCGCGTGCCGCGATGCCGGCCGCTGCGGCCACGGACGCCTCGGAGATGTCGAGGCCGACGGCGCGGGCGCCGCGCTCGGCGAAGGCGATCGTCTCGGTGCCGAGGTGACACTGGAGATGGAGCACGTCGAGGCCCGCGAGTTCACCGAGGTCCTCCCACTCGAAGGCGGCGAACCAGCGGGACGGATCGAGTTTCCCGTGCAGCCCGTAGAACCGGCTGGCGAGATGGACGGGGGTGCGCGCATCCCAGTTGGCCTGGTTGGCCCGCATCATCCGCTCGTGCTCGTCGGTCATGGGGACCATCCAACCGTGCGCGGCGGGGGAGCGGCGGGAAGAACTCCGGATCGGCGGGAGTTGGTGCGTGTCGAGCCGCCGACCACGAGAGAAGGTACCTCTCATGCGCGCACTGATCGTCGACCCCACGGCACCCGGAAGGCTGCGCCTGGGCGAAGCCCCCGATCCCGTACCGGGCCCCGCCCAGGTCCTGGTGGAGGTCCGGCACACCTCACTCAACGCCGCCGAGCTCTTCTTCGCGGAGCGTGCCCAGCCCGGCGAGGTCATCGGCTTCGACGCGGCCGGTGTCGTCGTGACCGCCGCGGCGGACGGCAGCGGACCCGCCGTCGGCAGCCGGGTGGTGGGCTTCGCCGACGGTGGCGGCTTCGGCGCGCTGCGCGCCATGGACGTCGCGGACGTGGCCGTGGTGCCCGACGCCGTCGACCTGGGCGAGGCGGCCACACTGCCGGTCGCCGCCGGCACGGCCCTGCGGGCGCTGGAACAGGCGGGACCGCTGCTGGGCCGCAGGGTGCTGGTGACGGGGGCGTCCGGCGGCGTCGGCGGGTTCGCCGTGGAGCTCGCGGCGCTCGGCGGCGCGTACGTCATCGCGGTCGCCGGTTCCGAGGAGAGCGCCCGGGGGCTCACCGACCTCGGCGCGCACGAGATCGCGATCGGCCCCGCCGGTCCGACGGAACCGGTCGACGTGGTGATCGACACCGTGGGCGGCGACCAACTGATCGCGTCCTACACCCTGTTGGCCCCCGGCGGCACCCTGCAAAGCGTGGGCTGGGCCTCCGGCCACGAAGCCACCCTGCCCGTCGGATCCACCCTGGGCAGCCCCGTCCCGAAGGCCATCGTCTCCGTCTACAACGGCGGCGGACTCACCGATCGCCAGGCCCAGTTGAGCAGACTGCTCACCCTCGTCGCGGCGGGGAGGCTGCGCGTCCCGGTCGGCTGGCGCGGACCGTGGGGCAAGATCGCGGACGCGGTGGAGGCGCTGGGGAGCCGCCGGTTGCGGGGGAAGGCGGTGCTGGACGTGGGCTGAGGCGGCGTCCGACGCCGTGCGGCACCTCGCATGTGCCGCCGGTCCCGGGCAGCGGACGATCAGTTGGTGGTGGGGCGGGTGGGCTCGTGGCTGC containing:
- a CDS encoding class I SAM-dependent methyltransferase gives rise to the protein MTDEHERMMRANQANWDARTPVHLASRFYGLHGKLDPSRWFAAFEWEDLGELAGLDVLHLQCHLGTETIAFAERGARAVGLDISEASVAAAAGIAARAGAGITYVQANVYDAVEALGGRRFDVIYTGKGALCYLPDLERWAAVIAQLLRPGGRLYLVEFHPLLNSLGPKPAEGEGGELLLRHDYLGGRDAVHRDATYTYTDGPAVQGATDSFEWMHGMDEVVNALVGAGLGIRRLRESDELPWPRWPQMTRTPSGWWRLPETEPRIPLLYGLLAGR
- a CDS encoding zinc-binding dehydrogenase, with product MRALIVDPTAPGRLRLGEAPDPVPGPAQVLVEVRHTSLNAAELFFAERAQPGEVIGFDAAGVVVTAAADGSGPAVGSRVVGFADGGGFGALRAMDVADVAVVPDAVDLGEAATLPVAAGTALRALEQAGPLLGRRVLVTGASGGVGGFAVELAALGGAYVIAVAGSEESARGLTDLGAHEIAIGPAGPTEPVDVVIDTVGGDQLIASYTLLAPGGTLQSVGWASGHEATLPVGSTLGSPVPKAIVSVYNGGGLTDRQAQLSRLLTLVAAGRLRVPVGWRGPWGKIADAVEALGSRRLRGKAVLDVG